The nucleotide window aaACAAAGAGAGGAAACCAACAAACACTGCAAGGAATCAAATCCAGCCCCCTAATAAGCTTCGCCCATCATGCCAGTGTCTCCTACTACTACTGCAAGGCACGTCCACATTACATGGCAGTGTCTGTGGTGCCACGTGCCGGATCGGCGCCGAGATCCCCAGTAGCGTAGGAAGAGCTCCCTCCCGAAACGTGCCGCGCAGACAAAAGCGAGAGCATCAAATTGGTAGGCAGTGCaaagaggaaaaggaggagagagaTCCCCATGTGAATGTAAAACAAGAGTGAAAGTGAAGGTGAAGGTGTAAGCGTAAGCGTAAGCGTAAGCGCTGAACACTGATTGGACCTGCATGCTTCTCTGTTGCAACACTGCTAATAGACATGCATGAACACTTGACATTTTGTTTGGTCTGGAATTTGAACATCACCAGCTCTTAATGTCACAGGTACCAAAAACACGAACCAGGAACATTGTCCTTTGTCTTTATTTGTAAATAACACAGAAGACAGCGCTGCACCAATTGCCTCTTGTGAGCGAGACTCATACAACCAGAAGTATTGATTGACTTGGAGATTACTATTATACAGAATGCACTcttgttttttctttcttttccctgCCCATCGTCCATCCCAAGTAGCGTCGTTCCACCAAAAATGCAAAGAAAATGGGGAATCAGTAGCATCAGCTTTGCGTGAAGAAAAGAGAACCCAGCCTGGTATCATATCCACAAAGACCATGAAGGAGAAATGGACTATacgagagagcgagagaaaGCTGAGGACAATGCATGCAAAGCTTGTCTCAAGGGAGCATTGGCCACGGAACCCACAGAATGATTCAGTTGAGACAGGTTTCGATGCAGTTGCAGTTGTCGTGGGCTGAGACAGTCGCGAATTTCCTTAAGCACCCTTGTCCAGGTCTTGTACCTTGACCAAACAGACACATGCCTCGAGGCTCCATCATGGCCTTCATCAAGAGCGTGTATCATGGAGATTTGGCAGTAAACCAATGTCGCAGAGCGGCATCACGCACCGTTTCCATGTCAGGTGTCCAAGTCCCAGTCATGCCAGTCAAGGATCGTGATCATGTGCAAGCGAAGAgtgccatcatcatcgtcaaaTGTCGAGTGCAGTGCATCGGGAAATCAGCGAAGCGAAACCAGAGGCAGCTTGTCTCCCATCTCGATGTCCGGTCCTCTCCCAGTCCGCGGTTTTGTCcaagagaaaaaaaacaagttGGCGCTCTGCTGTTCCGAGCCCAGCAAGATGAATGTAATCAGTCGTCGGAGGAATCGTAAATGCGCACTGCCATGAGCCACCAAGTCAACGTGCATGTGCGGCGCTTCAGTATACGTAATGCGAAAAAGAGGCATCATGTCGAGGTCCATGGCAAGTGATCAATCACATCACACAAGCATGGCCCTCACTGGAAAGAGCGCATGCGGCTTGCTCTACGAGGAGCCTGGCGGAGGTTGAGAACCGGGCTGGCCGGCTGCACCgccttgctgctgctgatacACGAGAGACTGGTACCAGAGGGCGAGGTAGTTCTGGTATCCTCCGTCTGCGGCATGTTAGCCATACGTTCCAGAATGCTTCTTGAGGGTATTGTGCACTTACACTGCGCGTAcgggtcggcgccgtcggctcCCGCGGGAGCTTGAGCAGCTGGCTGATTAGTCGATCCTGACGCTGGAGGGTTAGATGCCTGCTGAGAGTAGCTTCTGTCATAGTCCTGGTTCTGGCGAccacggccaccgccgccgccaccaccaccaccacctccagAGTTCTTCTGGCGCTTCCATACGTTAGTGACCAGGCCGGCATCGCACAGACGTAGAGATTAACTTACCACTGCGTCCACCTTCTCCTCGATCGCCTGCTTGGCTCGGGCAATGCTATCGCGCGAGCCGATCAGAGCAATCTCTCGCTGGACCTCGCCGGGGCCAGAAGACTGAGCAACGTTGATCTTACATCCAGTGCCGTTCTGCATGTCCCGGATGGTCTCGCCTCCCTTGCCAATGATCATGCCAACCGCTTCGGAAGGAACATAGATAGCATCATGAaccttgtcgccgccgcctgcaggGCCAGCGTCTCTCTGGTGACCGCCGTCTTGCCTCGGGGGCTTCTTGGCGGGAGCGGCGGGCTGTCCCTCGTTTCGGCTGTCGCTATCGACAATCTCCATTATCAGATCCTTGGCCTGGGCAGCCGACTCGCGGGAGCCGATCAGGTTGACAGGTCGAAGGCCGTTGACGCTCTTGGATTCCCCAACGATGTTGATGTGGCAGCCAGAGCGCTCTTGCAGGTCGCGAATGGTCTCGCCGCCACGACCGATGATCAGGCCCACGGTTCTATCAGGGACCATGATCTGCATGCAatcctcgccgtctcgcAGAGCTGCCGCTCCAGCACCAGCTCCGGCACCAGCTCCGGCACCGACTCCAGGTCCTCCAGGAGGGCCAGCGCGATGATCGCGGGGAGGCGGGCCCTTGGGGTTGGCTGCGCCGCGGTTGATGGCGCCCATGCCGCTGTCGTCAATGATGCGGTtgatggcctccttgacTTCACTGCGTCGTGCTCTGGGACCAGTGATCTTGCATTGGCGGAAGGGGCCGTTGTCGCTGGAAGGAAGGAACTGAACTCGGCAGTTAGACTCGGACTCAATTCGACGGAGGTTCTCGCCCTGGCGGCCGATGATaaggccgacgaggctcGACTCGATCTGGATAGTctcggcgttgtcgtcgccgccaccaccgctgCCTCTGAGAGGGGATCGCTCTCTGGCGCTCGAGTTACGGGGAGAGAAGGTGTGGCCGCCGCGGGGACCGGGGCTGTAGGAGCGGTCGCGGCCTTGGCTGAAGTCTCGCGGAGCAGGGCGATCATCGCCTCGGCGCTCGTCTCGGTAGGGGTTGAAGTTGTCGCGGAACTGGTCGCGACGGTTGGAGGGGGAACGCGAGCGTGAGGTCCTGCTGTAGCCGCGAGAGTCCGGGCCGCGAGGGGCTTCGTTGGAGTAGACAAGGGGTCGGTCATACGAGGTCACGCCCTTTTCCGCAGCAAAGGCCTTAGCTTGCGCGATGGCGTCCGCGATGCTGACAGTGCCAGAGTTGACAGGACGGATGGAGCTGAGATCCAAGCTGCCGCTAGACGAAGGCTGAGGCAGACCTGGGTagccgccaccaccgccgtaGGGCGGAGCGCTCTGCTGAGGCATCGGGGGGTATGAGGGGGGCGCCTGACCgccggggggaggagggtaGCCAGGAGGCATGCCGGGCTGTGCCTGggtcggcgtcgatgatgtGCCTCTTTGTGCGGCGCCTGGAGAAAGACATGCAGTCAGTCAAGGTTGTTCCGAGATGCGGTCGACGCTCAGGTCGTGCTTcgggtacctacctagggcCGCGAGGATGGAACTGATGTCGCGGGATGGGTCGGCCATTGTGGCTGTCGCGTGCGAAGACAAATAGTGGGCGACCAAGAAAGGAATTGTGATGTTTCAAAGGAGAAGAGGTGGACGAGTGAAGAGTTGGGCGGACGTAAGACTTTGCGCGCGGGTTGAATTTTCAGCGCGGCGCAGATGTGAATCGGGTTGATTCCGAGAGTGGGTTTGATCAGGTGACAGAAATTGAGATCAATGCCAGCTCCGTGACGAGATTGAAGTCAAAAATCCGCAATGAAAGACAGCCGTCGTGCTGATGAGAAGATGATCGCAATGTAATCGCGTCAGCTTTGTAGCAAGTCAGAGAAAGCTGAGCGCGCGAGACTCTTGcagagtaggtaggtattgAGGTTAGGGAACGGGAGACCGCCTGCCAAAAACAGCTGCGAATGTACGGATAAGAGTGCGCTCCTTCCCGTGGGTCGTCGGGCTAGGTTTGCT belongs to Colletotrichum higginsianum IMI 349063 chromosome 5, whole genome shotgun sequence and includes:
- a CDS encoding KH domain-containing protein translates to MADPSRDISSILAALGAAQRGTSSTPTQAQPGMPPGYPPPPGGQAPPSYPPMPQQSAPPYGGGGGYPGLPQPSSSGSLDLSSIRPVNSGTVSIADAIAQAKAFAAEKGVTSYDRPLVYSNEAPRGPDSRGYSRTSRSRSPSNRRDQFRDNFNPYRDERRGDDRPAPRDFSQGRDRSYSPGPRGGHTFSPRNSSARERSPLRGSGGGGDDNAETIQIESSLVGLIIGRQGENLRRIESESNCRVQFLPSSDNGPFRQCKITGPRARRSEVKEAINRIIDDSGMGAINRGAANPKGPPPRDHRAGPPGGPGVGAGAGAGAGAGAAALRDGEDCMQIMVPDRTVGLIIGRGGETIRDLQERSGCHINIVGESKSVNGLRPVNLIGSRESAAQAKDLIMEIVDSDSRNEGQPAAPAKKPPRQDGGHQRDAGPAGGGDKVHDAIYVPSEAVGMIIGKGGETIRDMQNGTGCKINVAQSSGPGEVQREIALIGSRDSIARAKQAIEEKVDAVRQKNSGGGGGGGGGGGRGRQNQDYDRSYSQQASNPPASGSTNQPAAQAPAGADGADPYAQYGGYQNYLALWYQSLVYQQQQGGAAGQPGSQPPPGSS